CCGGGAGTTCAGCAAGTTCGCGCGATTCCTTGAATGAGAGCTTGGTCTTTTCCTTGGGCCTTGCCTCTTTCTTCGGCATCTCCTTCTTTTTCTGTACCGGTTCAGGCATGACAGGGGAGCGCTGTCTGATATAGTCGTCATAGCCGCCGACATATTCCTGCAAACGTCCATTCCCTTCAAGTGCGATGGTCGATGTCACAACATTGTTCAGAAAGGCCCTGTCATGGCTTACGAGCAGTACGGTGCCGCCGTATTCGACCAGCCTGTCCTCAAGCATTTCCAGTGTATCAGCGTCGAGGTCGTTTGTGGGCTCGTCCATGACAAGGACATTCGAAGGCGTGCTGAAGAGCTTTGCCAGCAGCAGACGGTTGCGCTCCCCGCCCGAAAGTTTTTTTGCAGGCGAAACTATCTGATCCTTTGTGAAAAGAAAACTCTGTAGATAGCCCATGACGTGCCTGGGGGAGCCGTCTAAAAATACCATGTCGTTCTTGTCCGCGATATTTTCCATGAGAGTCTTATCATCATCTATCTGTGCCCTCAGCTGGTCGAAGTAGGCGATCTTTATTCGCGTTCCAATGCGTATGTCGCCCGTCTGAGGCACGAGTCCGCCAAGGAGGATTTTTAAAAGGGTGGTCTTTCCCGAGCCGTTCGGCCCGATTATGCCAACCTTGTCGCCGCGAATGATGGTGGTGGAAAAATCCTTGATGATCGGGGTATCCGAATAGCCGAAGGTTATGTCTTTTGCATCCACAATGAGCCTGCCGCTCGCCTCGGCCTGCTGGATATTGATCTTTGCGCTGCCGGTTGAATCCCTCCGCTGAGCCCTTAGCTCTCGCATCTGCATGAGCGCCCTGACCCGGCCTTCATTCCTTGTGCGCCTGGCTTCAACGCCGCGTCTTATCCATACCTCTTCTCTGGCGAGCTTCTTGTCGAACTCCTGTCTGTGCCTTTCTTCTTCTGCCAGCATTGCTTCCCTGCGTTCCGCATAAGCATCGTAGCCGCAGGTTAATGAGATGAGTCTGCCCCGGTCGATCTCGACTATACGGTTTGAAAGCCTTCTCAGAAACTCCCTGTCATGGGAGACGAACATGACGGTCTTTCCGTAATCCCTGAGGAATGCTTCAAGCCATTCGATGGATGAGATATCCAGATGGTTTGTGGGCTCGTCAAGGAGGAGTATATCGGGTTCCTTCACCAGAGCCCTTGCAAGAAAGACCCTTCTTTTCATACCTGCGGAAAGGGTTTTAAACTCGGCATTTTCATCAAGACCGGTATTTGTGATTACGGTTTCCACGTTCAGGTGATGATGCCAGGCCCCTGTGGTTTCAAGCAGATGCTGGACGCGTTCAAGCTTTCTGATATCGGATTCACTGCTGTTTGAAGCGATTCTGGCGGTGAGATCATGGTATTCCCTTAACAGTTCGATATGTTCCATACCGCCTGATGCAACTACGTCATAGACGCTTCCGCTCAGATTATCAGGAACCTCCTGCGGGAGCAAAGATGTCCTTATATCGCCGTTTTTTATGATACCGCCTTCATCCGGCATGATTTCGCCGGCGATAAGTTTCATGAGAGTTGATTTGCCCGAGCCGTTGCGGCCGACAAGGCCTATACGCTCGCCGGTCTCGATGTTGAGGTCTGCGCAGTCAAGGATCAGGGGGCCGCCGAACCTTATTGAGACGTTATTTACTGTTAAGAGACGCAAAGGAAACTGCCCTATGGTTCAGATGAGTCCATGCTGAACGGTTGTCCGTTTTTCTTCATAGTTTATATCCGGAGGCAGGTCTTTTTTCTCTGATGCAGACCTTGCAAGTTCATCGCAACGCTCGTTTTCATCATGCCCCGCATGCCCCTTCAACCATTCGAAAACGACATCATGCTTTTCGGTAAGCTCAAGCAGCGTCTTCCACAGATCATAATTTTCGGCAGGTTTGTTTCTGGTGCGCATCCAGCCGTTTTTGCGCCATTTCTTAGCCCAGCCTTCCATGATGCCCTTGACCACATACTGTGAATCCGTACGAAGAAGTATTCTAGAGGGTTTTTCAAAGAGCTTCAGACCCGCAATGGCTCCAGTCAGCTCCATGCGGTTGTTTGTCGTCATCCTGAAACCGCCTGAAAGCTCCCGGCGTTTTCCGCCATCGATAATGACGACGCCATAGCCGCCCGGACCCGGATTGTTTATGCTGCCGCCGTCTGAATAAATGATTATGCGGTTATCGGTATCAGACAGTGGCGATCCGGCAGACGGATCTTTTGCAGGGGCTGAAGATTTGAACACCCCGGGGTTTTTGAGCCAAGCCTCAGCTTCATGAAGCTTTACGAAACCCTTGAACCTTGCGCCTTCTACACCCCGGACCTGGATTTCAGCTCCATCAGGCCCGAACCAGGTCGTGTATATGCCCGGCTTTTTGCCTGTGGCCACTGCATAGAAGTTGTTTTTAGGTTTGGTCATGTTGCTGTTCTTGTCTGGATGCGCTTCGTTAACTAAAAACCGTCATCGTCCGATTTCACCCCTACGGTGTAGGTGAGCATAAGCTGGAAACCGTTGATATTGGTCGTTCCCGATACATTGCTGAAATTCAGTTTCGACCCGAAGGCGCGCGCGCCAATTCCCATCCAGGAACTGTTCTTGAGCCTGAATTCGATTCCGGCCCGGCCGTAAATCCCGGGGCCGAATGCCGAAGATGTATTGGTTTGATAGTCGGTTTGAGAAGTGGATACATAATAATTCGACTGGTTGTTGTTCTGACCGAACATCAATATAGGTCCCAAACCTCCGTATAGGCGTATCCTTTTTCCCATCTCCGCACTCACATACGGGCCGATGGAAAGATCAAGCAGATAAAGCTGGTTGTCGACATGCACAGTGACCTGACCAGGCACGGTGCCTGCGGCTCTGACGGAATCTGTCATCCAGCTGAAAAGGGCTCCGCCCTCAATGCCTAATGAAACCGGTTTCTTTAATATTGGAATACCGCCTTCTACGCCTATGAGGGGCATCCAGGTAAATGTGGATGTTGCTTCAACAGTGGGGTATTCTGTGCTCTGGTAGTTGAGGTTAAGGTTCGCATAGCGGGCCGCGCCCAGCATTACCTGAACAAGCGAGTACGAATCGTCATTTGCATTCTGACTGGTATCATCATCCGCGAATAAAGGCGTTCCGGCAATGAATATTACAAGAAGCAACCATAAGATAATCTGTTTTTTACATAATGATTTCATAAACCCGTTCTCCTCCTGTGCATAATTATTATGTGCCCTGCGATAATACGGTCATCGGCCGTCCCTGCTGCGGATATCATGCTCCGTATTTATAAACTATGGCTTTTATTTAAAAATTGTCAAGAAACAAGGTTTAGAACAGAGGGGAATATTTGTGAATTTCATATCATGACTGGTTGAATATCGGCTTTTACCGGACAGGTTTCTTAAAGTATTTTAAATTGACTTGAGCTGTTTTAGTCCGTAACCTGAAGTTTCAGACTCAATCTTAAACCTGAAAAGGAGGAAGCCATGCCGCTAAAGAGACTTCTGGCAAAACGGACTGAAAACATGGGCGCAAGCGCGATCAGGGAAATCCTGAAAGTCGTATCCCAGCCCGGCATGGTCTCTCTTGCAGGCGGTATTCCGGCTCCTGAAAGTTTTCCGCTTGAAATAATGACCGAACTCACTGCCCGTGTAATCGAAAAGTACGGCAGCCAGGCCTTCCAGTACGACCTGACGGAAGGGTTTACGCCCCTGAGGGAGGTTCTTGCGGATTATCTGATAGAAAGGGGCGTAAGGGCGAAACCCGATGAGGTAATAATCGGCACGGGCTCGCAGGGATTTCTCGACGCAATGGGCAAGGCGCTTATAACGCCCGGAGACAAGGTGGCGGTAGAGGCGCCGACATATCTCGGCGCAATTCAGGCGCTGAATCCTTACGAGCCTGATTATGTAAGCATCGCAACGGACGACAGCGGCGTCATTCCTGAATCGCTTGAAGAGGTGCTTAAAAACAACGAGGTAAAGCTCATATACCTTGTGCCTACATTCCAGAACCCGACCGGAAGGACGATCTCTCTTGAACGCAGGGAAAAAATCGCATCATTGATCATCAAATACAAGTCACTGCTAATAGAGGACGATCCGTACAGCATGCTCAGGTACCGCGGCGTTCCGCTACCTCCCATCAAGACAATGGCGCCCGACAACACTGTTTACATAAGCACCCTTTCAAAGGTTTTTGCACCCGGTTTGAGGCTCGGATTCTGCGTGGCCCCGCCCGTTATCCTCAGATGGCTCGTGCTTGTAAAGCAGGGCGTCGACCTGCATACTAGCACTTTCAATCAGGCCCTTGCAGCAGAATACATGGCCGGAGGCTATCTCGAGCGGCACCTTCCCAAGATACTGGGCATCTATAAACCGAAGCAGGAGGCGATGCTTAATGCCCTTGGTAAATATTTCCCGTCTGATTTTTATTTTTCAAGGCCCGAAGGGGGCATGTTCATCTGGGTGGAAGGGAATCTTGATATGGATAAAGTATATGAAAAAGCGATAGAGAAAAACGTTGCATTCGTGCCCGGTAAATACTTTTTCACTAAAAAAGGCGAAGGCAGAGGCACCATGAGGCTTAATTACACCATGAGCGATGAAGCGACCATCGACAGGGCGATAAAGACGCTTTCCGAAGTCATAGGAGAGTTTAAATGAACCTGTTCAGGGGGATCGATAATGGTCCATTATGATTATGACGTTATAGTGGCAGGCGCAGGCCCTGGCGGATGCGTTGCAGCAATTAAGCTTGCTCAGGCCGGCCACAGGGTGGCCCTGTTCGATTCATCGGATGAAACCACGCTCGGCAAGCCCATAATCATTGAAGCCGAGAGGTCCATATTCCCTATAGTAGGCGTTGATATGCCCGCAGGCGACATGGTGCCCTACCATGCCGGATGCCTCCGCTACATATCACCCCGGGGGAAAGAGGTTTTCAGCATCGGAAATAAGGAAAACGCTACACCAATAGGCATGTACCTTGACCGTTATGTAAGGACCCTGCTTGAAGCAGCCAGACGCTCAGGCGCCTCATTTTTTGGCGGCCACAGGGTTATTGCGCCGTTAATTTCATCAGGAAGGGCAGCAGGCATCGAATTTGAATCTTCAAAAGGTAAAGGTGCGGCAACGGCAAGAATCACGATCGACTCAACCGGATTTAATGCCACTCTTGTGAGGGTTCTGCCTCAGGATACTGGCTTTGAGTTTCCTGATGATGACAGGCATGTCGTAAGCGCGGCCAACAGTTTCAATGAGACGATACCATCTGCGGCTGAAGAGGCGGTGAGATCGGGCAGGCATGGCGACGAAGAGGTGAGGACCAGACTGGGTGATTACGGCCCGTACTCAACGGTATATTCCTTCCTCTCCACAAGGAAAAACAGGGCCTATATCCTTATAGGGCTGAAAAAAGCTTTGGAAAAGAGTATCACCGCCGGACAGGCTGTCGATAATTTTATAAACGATGCAGGGTGGTTCGGCAGAAAAATCCACGGGGGAAA
This genomic window from Desulfomonilia bacterium contains:
- a CDS encoding ATP-binding cassette domain-containing protein; the protein is MRLLTVNNVSIRFGGPLILDCADLNIETGERIGLVGRNGSGKSTLMKLIAGEIMPDEGGIIKNGDIRTSLLPQEVPDNLSGSVYDVVASGGMEHIELLREYHDLTARIASNSSESDIRKLERVQHLLETTGAWHHHLNVETVITNTGLDENAEFKTLSAGMKRRVFLARALVKEPDILLLDEPTNHLDISSIEWLEAFLRDYGKTVMFVSHDREFLRRLSNRIVEIDRGRLISLTCGYDAYAERREAMLAEEERHRQEFDKKLAREEVWIRRGVEARRTRNEGRVRALMQMRELRAQRRDSTGSAKINIQQAEASGRLIVDAKDITFGYSDTPIIKDFSTTIIRGDKVGIIGPNGSGKTTLLKILLGGLVPQTGDIRIGTRIKIAYFDQLRAQIDDDKTLMENIADKNDMVFLDGSPRHVMGYLQSFLFTKDQIVSPAKKLSGGERNRLLLAKLFSTPSNVLVMDEPTNDLDADTLEMLEDRLVEYGGTVLLVSHDRAFLNNVVTSTIALEGNGRLQEYVGGYDDYIRQRSPVMPEPVQKKKEMPKKEARPKEKTKLSFKESRELAELPVRIESLEEEKRGLTEKLNDASFQMNSAAKTINDAIARLEAVDAELDALYARWEELEDLAMMLNQS
- the rnhA gene encoding ribonuclease HI yields the protein MTKPKNNFYAVATGKKPGIYTTWFGPDGAEIQVRGVEGARFKGFVKLHEAEAWLKNPGVFKSSAPAKDPSAGSPLSDTDNRIIIYSDGGSINNPGPGGYGVVIIDGGKRRELSGGFRMTTNNRMELTGAIAGLKLFEKPSRILLRTDSQYVVKGIMEGWAKKWRKNGWMRTRNKPAENYDLWKTLLELTEKHDVVFEWLKGHAGHDENERCDELARSASEKKDLPPDINYEEKRTTVQHGLI
- a CDS encoding PLP-dependent aminotransferase family protein, which gives rise to MPLKRLLAKRTENMGASAIREILKVVSQPGMVSLAGGIPAPESFPLEIMTELTARVIEKYGSQAFQYDLTEGFTPLREVLADYLIERGVRAKPDEVIIGTGSQGFLDAMGKALITPGDKVAVEAPTYLGAIQALNPYEPDYVSIATDDSGVIPESLEEVLKNNEVKLIYLVPTFQNPTGRTISLERREKIASLIIKYKSLLIEDDPYSMLRYRGVPLPPIKTMAPDNTVYISTLSKVFAPGLRLGFCVAPPVILRWLVLVKQGVDLHTSTFNQALAAEYMAGGYLERHLPKILGIYKPKQEAMLNALGKYFPSDFYFSRPEGGMFIWVEGNLDMDKVYEKAIEKNVAFVPGKYFFTKKGEGRGTMRLNYTMSDEATIDRAIKTLSEVIGEFK
- a CDS encoding NAD(P)/FAD-dependent oxidoreductase, with product MVHYDYDVIVAGAGPGGCVAAIKLAQAGHRVALFDSSDETTLGKPIIIEAERSIFPIVGVDMPAGDMVPYHAGCLRYISPRGKEVFSIGNKENATPIGMYLDRYVRTLLEAARRSGASFFGGHRVIAPLISSGRAAGIEFESSKGKGAATARITIDSTGFNATLVRVLPQDTGFEFPDDDRHVVSAANSFNETIPSAAEEAVRSGRHGDEEVRTRLGDYGPYSTVYSFLSTRKNRAYILIGLKKALEKSITAGQAVDNFINDAGWFGRKIHGGKGYIRIRHSLDKLVADGFMAVGEAACMVFPMHGSGVASSMYAGLLAAKTASRALFSDDTTVRALWPYSAEYQTTRGRLLAAYDVTRLTIDMFKENDVADMMESGLLNKEDIVNGLLISDPLISPATLPERIMGMARHPRFIPVLAGMGMTLNSVLSHYKKYPNEYDPAAFNSWRRRKKTLFSRLQG